The proteins below are encoded in one region of Micromonospora pisi:
- a CDS encoding ATP-binding protein — protein MSGPSGSRPDQTGQAQRPPAEVRFADDLARLRDADTGDRPPGWALSLRAARRFILGDETLEIRRKFVGDPSLVDRALVTLATSRGLMLVGEPGTAKSLLSELLAAAVSGDSTLTIQGGAATTEDQIKYSWNYALLVAEGPSTRSLVPAPLLRGMSEGRVVRFEEITRCPLEVQDCLLSPLSDRVIVIPELTGGESMRFAQDGFNIIATANTRDRGVNEMSSALKRRFNFETVFPIEDFDTELSLVEAEATALLHRSGVGVEPRRDVLEVLVTTFRELRTGQTARGDTMERISSVMSTAEAVSVAHAVGLRGWFLRGEPGTAADLVSCLAGTAAKDSPEDLAKLRRYLEQQARTRQGEQWQALHHARHLLPG, from the coding sequence GTGAGCGGGCCGAGCGGTAGCCGACCCGACCAGACCGGTCAGGCACAGCGGCCCCCCGCCGAGGTGCGCTTCGCCGACGACCTGGCCCGGCTGCGCGATGCCGACACCGGTGACCGGCCACCCGGCTGGGCGCTGAGCCTACGCGCGGCCCGGCGGTTCATTCTCGGCGACGAAACCCTCGAGATCCGGCGCAAGTTCGTCGGTGACCCGTCGCTTGTCGACCGCGCCCTGGTCACCCTCGCGACCAGCCGTGGGCTGATGCTCGTCGGTGAGCCGGGCACCGCGAAGTCGCTCCTGTCCGAGCTGCTCGCCGCCGCCGTCAGCGGCGACTCCACGCTGACCATCCAGGGCGGCGCGGCCACCACCGAGGATCAGATCAAGTACTCCTGGAACTACGCCCTGCTGGTGGCGGAGGGTCCGTCGACCCGGTCGCTGGTGCCCGCGCCACTGCTGCGCGGCATGTCCGAGGGGCGGGTGGTCCGGTTCGAGGAGATCACCCGATGCCCGCTGGAGGTGCAGGACTGTCTCCTCTCCCCGCTCTCCGACCGGGTGATCGTGATACCCGAGCTGACCGGGGGCGAGAGTATGCGGTTCGCCCAGGACGGTTTCAACATCATCGCGACCGCGAACACCCGCGACCGGGGTGTGAACGAGATGAGTTCGGCCCTCAAACGGCGCTTCAACTTCGAGACCGTCTTCCCGATCGAGGACTTCGACACCGAACTGTCGCTGGTGGAGGCCGAGGCGACGGCGCTGCTGCACCGCTCGGGTGTCGGCGTCGAACCACGCCGGGACGTGCTGGAGGTGCTGGTCACCACCTTCCGGGAGCTGCGGACCGGGCAGACGGCACGGGGCGACACGATGGAGCGCATCTCCTCGGTGATGAGCACCGCCGAGGCGGTCTCGGTCGCGCACGCGGTCGGCCTGCGCGGCTGGTTCCTGCGCGGTGAGCCGGGCACCGCCGCCGACCTGGTCTCCTGCCTGGCCGGCACGGCGGCCAAGGACAGCCCGGAGGATCTCGCCAAGCTGCGGCGCTACCTTGAGCAGCAGGCCCGGACCCGCCAGGGCGAGCAGTGGCAGGCGCTGCACCACGCCCGGCACCTGCTGCCGGGCTGA
- a CDS encoding WGR and DUF4132 domain-containing protein, with amino-acid sequence MAAVRSFELVAGTSAKFWEISLDGVEVTVRYGRLGTVGQTQHKSFGSAPTAAAHMDKLVAEKLKKGYAESAASDGPTPAVAAPGGSSATKRSGDGTVGELTPAARNATASAARDEAQPPVDEQTFVVPPSWYRSRHPRRGGPGVAAVRLDPSASAAAEALLSQHRDGIAIGLAHPQSEPELVAAAESFLADAPDRTPLGATVVATALYAHLDWDWRSHNPLKVLRDAWIRDHGLEFAVRALMEFPTLWCGGPEYGTDGKITIGPLRRTPARLARTYGYHPETGLAERIRAVLAGAPDHEYAAIVEILAGYREYGIQHRVVTSFLVPTRTDWVDEDCAAVAALADKTLATRLLNSVSTPEQLALLRAHVEPYTVVSSATNLNTLVEGIGPAAAEVLAEWLDQPYAEEQRRMLSILAVLPTDEAFQVLLDRADAKYTPAAILEAAGRFPVRAMRLLASSADNRTCAELLRTHVAAQPEVAQQLLPSLPVDAAQRVRRLLEQTTVVEAPVEALPRLLVDPPWSRKRTTRKPVVIGGLSCPDQPTIGWEPGERESWAAPEAVAGWLHLDKRWEQLANRQGVGELRSFDQISFFTNAPEELARPLVMAWRLPEDTWGSGSVARIIAGRFELDALSTVVDAARRAPAAAAGALLPYASPEIAKLMASWLSRLKSARSVALAWMTRHPAAASRALVPLALGPAGTARREAEQSLIALAEAGHRGKVTTAAQGYGAAAAEAIETLLATDQLEVLPARMPTLPEWAEPKVLARVLLRDGSGALPATAVRHLLTMFAISSPAAPYPGVALVREVCQPASLAEFGWSLFQRWLDAGAPSKNGWAFEALALVADDETVRRLAPLIRAWPGEGGHTRAVNGLDVLAAIGSDLALMHLNAIAQKVKFRGLRERAEEKVLAVAASLELSPEQLADRLVPDCGLDAAGSATLDYGPRRFLVGFDEQLKPYVSDQDGKRRKELPKPGANDDPELAPAAYQRFAALKKDVRTIAADQIRRLEQAMVLRRRWPVAEFRQYFLSHPLLWHIVRRLVWGRYDESGTIIGALRVAEDRTFADLNDDPLGLPDEAVVGIAHPIHLGQSLPGWAELFADYEILQPFPQLGREVFELTEAERDQPRLARFEGCRMPTGKLLGLERRGWRRSAPEDAGHQGWLLRELPDDREVVIDLDPGIAVGAIDIFPEQTLDRIWVSGTRDGYWRTEPELRFGDLDQVTISEIIRELREVTQ; translated from the coding sequence GTGGCCGCTGTACGCAGCTTCGAATTGGTCGCCGGAACCTCGGCAAAGTTCTGGGAGATCAGCCTGGATGGCGTCGAGGTGACCGTCCGATACGGACGTTTGGGAACCGTCGGCCAGACCCAGCACAAGAGCTTCGGCTCCGCACCGACCGCCGCCGCTCACATGGACAAGCTCGTCGCGGAGAAGCTGAAGAAGGGATACGCCGAGTCCGCCGCATCGGACGGGCCCACGCCAGCCGTCGCCGCACCGGGCGGCAGCTCGGCTACCAAGCGAAGCGGTGACGGTACCGTTGGCGAGCTGACTCCCGCCGCGCGGAATGCCACCGCTTCGGCCGCCCGCGACGAGGCTCAGCCGCCGGTCGACGAGCAGACCTTTGTCGTACCACCGAGCTGGTACCGCAGCCGGCATCCGCGTCGGGGCGGTCCGGGGGTGGCCGCGGTGCGCCTCGACCCGTCGGCCAGCGCGGCGGCCGAAGCTCTGCTGTCGCAGCACCGGGACGGTATCGCGATCGGGCTGGCCCATCCGCAGAGCGAGCCGGAGCTGGTCGCGGCCGCCGAGTCATTTCTCGCGGACGCTCCGGACCGCACCCCGCTCGGCGCCACCGTCGTCGCCACCGCGCTCTACGCGCACCTCGACTGGGACTGGCGGAGTCACAACCCGCTGAAAGTCCTGCGCGACGCGTGGATCAGGGATCACGGCCTGGAGTTCGCGGTACGCGCGTTGATGGAGTTCCCCACCCTCTGGTGCGGCGGTCCGGAGTATGGAACGGACGGGAAGATCACGATCGGCCCTCTCCGCCGCACCCCGGCCCGACTCGCCCGCACCTACGGGTACCACCCGGAGACCGGCCTCGCGGAACGGATCCGGGCGGTGCTCGCCGGCGCCCCCGACCACGAGTACGCCGCCATCGTCGAGATCCTCGCCGGTTACCGCGAGTACGGGATCCAGCACCGGGTGGTCACCTCGTTCCTCGTCCCGACGCGAACCGACTGGGTGGACGAGGACTGTGCGGCGGTCGCCGCCCTGGCCGACAAAACACTCGCGACCAGGCTGCTCAACTCCGTCAGCACCCCCGAACAGCTCGCGCTGCTCCGCGCGCATGTCGAGCCGTACACGGTCGTGAGCTCGGCCACCAACCTCAACACCCTGGTGGAGGGGATCGGCCCTGCGGCGGCCGAGGTGTTGGCCGAGTGGCTTGACCAGCCGTACGCCGAGGAACAGCGGCGAATGCTCTCCATCCTCGCCGTGCTCCCCACCGACGAGGCGTTCCAGGTGCTGCTGGACCGGGCCGATGCGAAGTACACCCCGGCGGCGATCCTGGAAGCGGCCGGTCGGTTCCCGGTCCGGGCGATGCGCCTGCTGGCGTCCAGCGCGGACAACCGGACCTGCGCGGAACTGCTGCGCACCCACGTCGCGGCGCAGCCCGAGGTGGCGCAGCAGCTGCTGCCTTCGTTGCCCGTCGATGCCGCGCAGCGGGTCCGGCGCCTACTGGAACAGACAACCGTGGTCGAGGCACCGGTCGAGGCGTTGCCACGGCTGCTGGTCGACCCACCGTGGAGCCGCAAGCGGACAACGCGCAAGCCGGTTGTCATCGGCGGGCTCAGCTGCCCCGACCAGCCGACGATCGGATGGGAGCCCGGGGAACGGGAATCCTGGGCCGCCCCGGAGGCGGTGGCCGGCTGGCTGCACCTCGACAAGCGCTGGGAGCAGCTCGCCAACCGACAGGGCGTCGGCGAGCTGCGCTCGTTCGACCAGATCTCCTTCTTCACCAACGCGCCGGAGGAACTCGCCCGACCGCTGGTCATGGCGTGGCGCCTGCCCGAGGACACCTGGGGCAGCGGGTCGGTGGCGCGCATCATCGCCGGCCGCTTCGAACTGGACGCGCTGAGCACGGTGGTCGACGCCGCCCGGCGGGCCCCGGCCGCCGCGGCCGGCGCACTGCTGCCGTACGCCAGCCCGGAGATCGCGAAGCTCATGGCGAGCTGGCTCAGTCGGCTCAAGTCGGCCCGGTCGGTCGCGCTGGCCTGGATGACCCGGCATCCGGCGGCCGCGTCCCGGGCGCTCGTTCCGCTCGCGCTCGGTCCCGCCGGCACCGCACGCCGAGAGGCCGAGCAGTCCCTCATCGCGCTCGCCGAGGCGGGTCACCGGGGCAAGGTGACCACGGCCGCGCAAGGGTACGGCGCGGCGGCGGCCGAGGCGATCGAAACCCTGCTCGCGACCGACCAGCTCGAGGTGTTGCCGGCCCGGATGCCAACCCTGCCGGAGTGGGCCGAGCCAAAAGTCCTGGCCCGGGTCCTGCTCCGCGACGGCTCGGGGGCCCTGCCCGCGACAGCGGTCCGACACCTGCTCACCATGTTCGCCATCTCCTCCCCGGCCGCGCCGTACCCGGGCGTCGCGCTGGTGCGGGAGGTCTGCCAGCCCGCCAGCCTGGCCGAGTTCGGCTGGTCGCTCTTCCAGCGCTGGCTCGATGCCGGTGCACCGTCGAAGAACGGCTGGGCGTTCGAGGCGCTCGCGCTGGTCGCAGACGACGAGACGGTGCGCCGCCTGGCGCCGCTCATCCGGGCCTGGCCGGGCGAGGGTGGGCACACCCGGGCGGTGAACGGTTTGGACGTGCTCGCCGCGATCGGCTCCGACCTCGCGCTGATGCATCTGAACGCGATTGCGCAGAAGGTGAAGTTCCGGGGGTTGCGGGAGCGGGCCGAGGAGAAGGTACTCGCGGTCGCCGCCTCGTTGGAGCTGAGCCCGGAACAGCTCGCCGACCGGTTGGTGCCCGACTGCGGGCTCGACGCCGCCGGCAGCGCGACCCTCGACTACGGACCGCGTCGCTTCCTGGTCGGCTTCGACGAGCAGCTCAAGCCGTACGTCTCGGACCAGGACGGGAAGCGGCGCAAGGAGCTGCCGAAGCCGGGTGCCAACGACGATCCGGAGCTGGCGCCGGCGGCGTACCAGCGCTTCGCCGCGCTGAAGAAGGACGTGCGGACGATCGCCGCCGACCAGATCCGGCGGCTCGAACAGGCGATGGTGCTGCGGCGGCGCTGGCCGGTGGCCGAGTTCCGGCAGTACTTCCTCTCCCATCCGCTGCTCTGGCACATCGTCCGGCGGCTGGTCTGGGGCCGGTACGACGAGTCCGGCACGATCATCGGGGCGCTGCGGGTGGCCGAGGACCGGACCTTCGCCGACCTGAACGACGACCCGCTCGGCCTGCCGGACGAGGCCGTGGTCGGGATCGCCCATCCGATCCACCTGGGCCAGAGCCTGCCCGGCTGGGCCGAACTCTTCGCCGACTACGAGATCCTGCAACCGTTCCCGCAGCTCGGACGGGAGGTCTTCGAGCTCACCGAGGCCGAACGCGACCAGCCGAGGCTGGCCCGGTTCGAGGGGTGCAGGATGCCCACCGGCAAGCTGCTCGGTCTGGAACGACGGGGCTGGCGGCGCAGCGCACCCGAGGACGCCGGACACCAGGGGTGGTTGCTGCGGGAACTTCCCGACGACCGGGAGGTGGTCATCGACCTCGATCCCGGCATCGCGGTGGGTGCGATCGACATCTTCCCCGAACAGACACTCGACCGGATCTGGGTGAGCGGCACGCGGGACGGCTACTGGCGTACGGAACCAGAGCTCCGCTTCGGTGACCTCGACCAGGTCACCATCTCCGAGATCATCCGGGAACTGCGGGAGGTCACCCAGTGA
- a CDS encoding EF-hand domain-containing protein, with product MDISPFLDRKLARRFATYDTNGDGYVGGEDFARSAVRMAEEFGHLADSPARQRLEELADQIWRHLADVADTDTDGQVSETEYKAAFAAGLLETPASFDAGYLPFLDAIMAIADTDGDGLLTSDEYVRWTGSLMNLPEFDARDVFQRLDADGDHQVSTRDLLEAIREFYFSEDPDSAGSWLLGPLPASYPVR from the coding sequence ATGGACATCTCGCCGTTCCTCGATCGCAAGCTCGCCCGCCGGTTCGCCACCTACGACACCAATGGCGACGGCTACGTCGGGGGCGAGGACTTCGCCCGATCCGCCGTACGAATGGCCGAGGAGTTCGGTCACCTCGCTGACTCCCCCGCTCGGCAGCGCCTGGAGGAGCTGGCCGACCAGATCTGGCGGCATCTCGCCGACGTCGCCGACACGGACACAGACGGCCAGGTCAGCGAGACCGAGTACAAGGCCGCGTTCGCCGCGGGACTGCTGGAGACTCCCGCCTCGTTCGACGCCGGCTACCTGCCGTTCCTCGACGCCATCATGGCGATCGCCGACACCGACGGCGACGGACTGCTCACCAGCGACGAGTACGTCCGCTGGACCGGCTCGCTGATGAACCTTCCCGAGTTCGATGCCAGGGACGTCTTCCAGCGGCTGGACGCGGACGGTGACCACCAGGTCAGCACCCGCGACCTGCTGGAGGCGATACGCGAGTTCTACTTCAGCGAGGACCCGGACTCGGCGGGGAGCTGGCTGCTCGGGCCGCTACCGGCGTCGTACCCGGTCAGGTGA